Proteins encoded together in one Chaetodon auriga isolate fChaAug3 chromosome 20, fChaAug3.hap1, whole genome shotgun sequence window:
- the tap2t gene encoding antigen peptide transporter 2 isoform X1, translated as MSYRFIWTNTEQQQRQKRPETSLPGSDSAPCSPTVPLRKMREVAVCGLSILLVDAVLCSALWAVLVLLKCSSCGGLAGVWAFGAVKWAVLRVFTSALTDGKPQAVLCRLVALLCLLSPVLESGRVLMAPPSVPNTGPSPDLSMLLLGPICSSLACVVWEKGLSGDGKMGGDSSKLDARHLLMRVLKYFKPDTFYLIAAFSFLILGVFCDTFIPLYQGKVIDMLRGQVPQSSFGVAVGQLALVSLGSAVFSGLRGGIFMCTLARLNKRLKHLLFHTLLQQEVHFFEENNPGHLSSRLHSDVDRMGRTVALNANAVVRSTVKTCLMLAVMIHLSWELTLLTCIEMPLLAILQNKYINWSKELKDQIQDCHAQNKDLAFQTVSGIHTVRSFKAETNELRRYNEALDRLFAIQRHSGIFSAVFHLIRRLVSLGIKILMLVQARSLISSGHLSIGSLVSFFLYQKPMSQNLREILYCYGETMSTVGVISKVFAYLDRTPKCKKEGELAPEKLEGRIVFQNVTFTYPSAPADKPALKSVSLEVQPGKMTALVGPSGSGKTSCVSLLKRLYEPQEGQILLDGEPLHRYKHKYLHQKVALVSQNPVLFSGSLRYNIEYGLKDCTIEKVKEAAKKAKADDFISELESEYDTDVGECGGKLSGGQKQCIAIVRALVRDPQVIILDEATSKLDVELQHAVLQEVLSCGRTVLVVAHQLKTVEKADHIVFIEKGAVVEEGTHQELMARRGRYHRLKEELFSQL; from the exons ATGTCCTACAGGTTCATCTGGacaaacactgaacagcagcagcgacaGAAGCGACCTGAAACCTCATTACCAG GATCAGATTCAGCCCCTTGCAGTCCGACCGTCCCTctcaggaaaatgagagaagtGGCAGTTTGTGGATTATCCATCCTTCTGGTCGATGCGGTGCTCTGCTCGGCGCTGTGGGCCGTACTCGTGCTGCTGAAGTGCTCCAGCTGCGGCGGACTGGCAGGCGTTTGGGCCTTCGGGGCAGTGAAGTGGGCCGTTCTCCGTGTTTTCACCTCGGCGCTGACTGATGGAAAGCCTCAGGCTGTGCTCTGCAGGCTGGTCGCGctcctctgccttctttctcCCGTGCTTGAGAGCGGACGCGTGCTGATGGCGCCTCCTTCAGTGCCTAACACGGGACCATCTCCTGACCTCAGCATGCTGCTCCTGGGCCCGATATGCTCGTCTCTGGCCTGTGTAGTTTGGGAAAAGGGCCTCAGTGGGGATGGAAAGATGGGAGGGGACAGCAGTAAACTGGATGCCAGGCACCTGCTTATGAGAGTGCTGAAATACTTCAAACCAGACACCTTTTACCTTATTGCAGCCTTCAGTTTCCTCATCTTGGGTGTCTTCT GCGACACGTTCATCCCGTTGTATCAGGGGAAGGTGATTGACATGCTGAGAGGTCAAGTGCCTCAAAGCAGCTTCGGTGTTGCAGTTGGACAGCTGGCACTTGTCTCTCTTGGAAg CGCTGTGTTCTCCGGCTTGAGAGGAGGTATATTTATGTGCACCCTGGCCAGACTGAACAAGAGGCTGAAGCATCTGCTGTTTCACACCCTCCTGCAGCAGGAAGTGCACTTCTTTGAGGAGAACAACCCCG GCCACCTTTCCTCCCGCCTGCACTCTGATGTGGACAGGATGGGCCGCACAGTCGCGCTGAACGCCAACGCGGTGGTTCGCAGCACAGTCAAAACCTGCCTCATGCTCGCAGTGATGATACACCTGTCCTGGGAGCTCACCCTGCTCACCTGCATAGAGATGCCGCTCTTGGCCATCCTGCAGAATAAATACATCAACTGGTCCAAG GAGCTGAAGGATCAGATCCAGGACTGTCACGCTCAGAACAAAGACCTGGCTTTCCAGACCGTCAGTGGGATTCATACAGTCCGCAGCTTCAAGGCAGAGACGAATGAACTGAGGAGGTATAATGAAGCTCTGGACCGGCTGTTCGCCATTCAGAGACATTCAGGAATCTTCAGCGCAGTCTTCCACTTAATACGGAGG CTCGTGAGTCTGGGGATAAAGATCCTCATGCTGGTTCAGGCCCGCAGTCTCATCTCGTCGGGTCACCTCAGCATCGGCAGCCTCGTGTCCTTTTTCTTGTACCAGAAACCCATGTCACAGAATTTAAGG GAGATTTTGTATTGCTACGGAGAGACGATGTCCACCGTCGGAGTCATCTCCAAAGTGTTCGCTTATCTTGACAGAACGCCGAAGTGTAAGAAGGAGGGAGAGTTAGCTCCTGAGAAGCTGGAGGGACGaattgttttccaaaatgtcaccTTCACGTATCCCTCAGCTCCTGCAGATAAACCAGCACTGAAG TCAGTTTCTCTGGAAGTTCAGCCTGGAAAGATGACGGCGCTGGTGGGCCCCTCCGGCAGTGGAAAGACTTCCTGCGTCAGCCTCCTGAAGAGGCTGTATGAACCTCAGGAGGGACAGATCCTGCTGGACGGAGAGCCGCTGCACCGTTACAAACACAAATACCTCCATCAAAAG gtgGCCTTGGTATCCCAGAATCCTGTGCTGTTTTCCGGGTCACTGCGATACAACATTGAATACGGCCTGAAGGACTGCACCattgagaaagtgaaagaagcTGCGAAGAAGGCCAAAGCAGACGACTTCATCTCTGAGCTGGAGAGCGAATACGACACAG ACGTAGGGGAATGTGGCGGCAAACTTTCAGGTGGACAGAAGCAATGCATCGCCATCGTCAGAGCTCTGGTTCGAGATCCGCAGGTCATCATACTGGACGAGGCCACCAGCAAACTGGACGTTGAATTGCAGCACGCT GTGCTGCAGGAGGTTCTGTCTTGCGGTCGCACGGTCCTCGTGGTGGCTCACCAGCTGAAGACCGTGGAGAAGGCCGATCACATCGTCTTCATAGAGAAGGGGGCAGTCGTGGAGGAGGGGACGCACCAAGAGCTGATGGCTAGAAGAGGACGCTACCATCGTCTGAAAGAGGAGCTGTTCTCCCAGCTCTGA
- the slc16a5a gene encoding monocarboxylate transporter 6, with product MTQRNGIRGTNDHCLHSKASMDCEQANGMEQEKVPETNDCESEEGQQGGSMAVTGAVTAPDGGWGWVVLVATIIDLALTLAFPSCVGIFYTDLQNDFHASNSETSWVPSIMTSVLHAGGPFCSVLVERLGCRATVMLGGVLSGLGMAASSFTQSISQLYLTAGVITGLGFCFSFQPAVTILGHYFVRRRAFANAMSSTGTALGLCTLPVLGNYLHSELGWRGSFLVLGAILFNCCVCGAVMRPLQPPRRRGQPLMNHGPPLPEREDARKDKGWVRTMWSFLGASVRKHMAFDQLYNNSRYCVYAIGITWMMLGFVVPLVYLVPYATANNMEQGRAALLLSILGIVNIVVRPPIGIIFNMPWFKGRHVYVFASALLVNGLSNSICCIGPSFTVLMFYVAVYGLSMSVVGSLMFTVLMDIVEMSRFPSALGLLAIMESITLLIGPPLAGVLVDRTGQYYHVFFACSAVVASAAMFLMVSFWWLDKRGRTASKQCQPAVPPEPARQYSSVPTEGDKDKASANGAEYITSV from the exons ATGACTCAGAGAAATGGAATCAGAGGGACAAATGATCACTGCCTCCACTCAAAGGCCTCAATGGATTGTGAGCAGGCCAACGGCATGGAGCAGGAGAAAGTTCCAGAGACCAACGACTGTGAATCCGAGGAGGGGCAACAGGGAGGCTCCATGGCTGTAACAGGAGCTGTCACAGCTCCAGATGGCGGTTGGGGCTGGGTGGTGCTGGTTGCCACCATCATTGACCTGGCTTTGACCCTGGCATTCCCCTCCTGTGTGGGAATCTTCTACACTGACCTGCAGAATGATTTCCACGCCTCCAACAGCGAAACCTCCTGGGTGCCCTCCATCATGACGTCAGTGCTTCATGCAGGAG GTCCCTTTTGTAGCGTGTTGGTGGAGAGACTTGGTTGCCGAGCTACAGTCATGTTGGGCGGAGTCCTGAGTGGGCTTGGAATGGCGGCCAGTTCATTTACCCAGTCCATCAGCCAGCTCTACCTCACTGCTGGGGTTATTACAG GTCTCGGTTTCTGCTTTAGCTTCCAGCCAGCTGTGACCATCCTCGGGCACTACTTCGTCCGCCGCCGTGCGTTTGCCAACGCGATGTCGTCCACGGGCACCGCCCTGGGACTGTGCACCCTGCCTGTCCTGGGTAACTACCTCCACTCAGAGCTGGGCTGGAGGGGGAGTTTCCTCGTTCTGGGGGCCATCCTGTTTAACTGCTGCGTGTGCGGGGCGGTGATGAGGCCCCTCCAGCCCCCGCGGCGTCGAGGCCAGCCTCTGATGAACCACGGACCCCCTCTGCCAGAGAGGGAGGATGCAAGGAAGGACAAGGGGTGGGTGAGAACGATGTGGAGCTTCCTGGGGGCTTCCGTAAGAAAACACATGGCCTTTGACCAGCTCTACAACAACTCGCGTTACTGTGTGTATGCTATAGGCATCACCTGGATGATGCTCGGGTTTGTGGTTCCCTTGGTGTACCTGGTTCCCTACGCCACGGCAAACAACATGGAGCAGGGCCGCGCCGCgctgctgctctccatcctGGGTATCGTTAACATCGTGGTGCGGCCGCCCATCGGCATCATCTTCAACATGCCCTGGTTCAAAGGGCGACACGTTTATGTATTTGCCTCAGCTTTGCTGGTCAATGGGCTCAGTAACAGCATCTGCTGCATCGGGCCCAGCTTTACCGTACTGATGTTTTACGTGGCCGTCTACGGGCTGTCCATGAGCGTGGTGGGCTCCCTGATGTTCACCGTCCTCATGGATATAGTGGAGATGAGCCGCTTCCCCTCGGCTCTGGGCCTGCTCGCTATCATGGAGAGCATCACGCTGCTCATTGGGCCTCCGCTGGCAG GAGTCCTGGTTGACAGGACAGGCCAGTACTACCACGTCTTCTTTGCTTGCAGTGCCGTTGTTGCCTCGGCCGCCATGTTCCTCATGGTGTCTTTCTGGTGGCTCGACAAAAGGGGCAGGACGGCGTCAAAGCAGTGTCAACCAGCCGTGCCGCCCGAACCGGCGAGACAGTACAGCAGCGTGCCCACAGAGGGGGACAAAGACAAGGCCTCGGCCAACGGGGCCGAGTACATCACCAGCGTCTGA
- the tap2t gene encoding antigen peptide transporter 2 isoform X2, with amino-acid sequence MREVAVCGLSILLVDAVLCSALWAVLVLLKCSSCGGLAGVWAFGAVKWAVLRVFTSALTDGKPQAVLCRLVALLCLLSPVLESGRVLMAPPSVPNTGPSPDLSMLLLGPICSSLACVVWEKGLSGDGKMGGDSSKLDARHLLMRVLKYFKPDTFYLIAAFSFLILGVFCDTFIPLYQGKVIDMLRGQVPQSSFGVAVGQLALVSLGSAVFSGLRGGIFMCTLARLNKRLKHLLFHTLLQQEVHFFEENNPGHLSSRLHSDVDRMGRTVALNANAVVRSTVKTCLMLAVMIHLSWELTLLTCIEMPLLAILQNKYINWSKELKDQIQDCHAQNKDLAFQTVSGIHTVRSFKAETNELRRYNEALDRLFAIQRHSGIFSAVFHLIRRLVSLGIKILMLVQARSLISSGHLSIGSLVSFFLYQKPMSQNLREILYCYGETMSTVGVISKVFAYLDRTPKCKKEGELAPEKLEGRIVFQNVTFTYPSAPADKPALKSVSLEVQPGKMTALVGPSGSGKTSCVSLLKRLYEPQEGQILLDGEPLHRYKHKYLHQKVALVSQNPVLFSGSLRYNIEYGLKDCTIEKVKEAAKKAKADDFISELESEYDTDVGECGGKLSGGQKQCIAIVRALVRDPQVIILDEATSKLDVELQHAVLQEVLSCGRTVLVVAHQLKTVEKADHIVFIEKGAVVEEGTHQELMARRGRYHRLKEELFSQL; translated from the exons atgagagaagtGGCAGTTTGTGGATTATCCATCCTTCTGGTCGATGCGGTGCTCTGCTCGGCGCTGTGGGCCGTACTCGTGCTGCTGAAGTGCTCCAGCTGCGGCGGACTGGCAGGCGTTTGGGCCTTCGGGGCAGTGAAGTGGGCCGTTCTCCGTGTTTTCACCTCGGCGCTGACTGATGGAAAGCCTCAGGCTGTGCTCTGCAGGCTGGTCGCGctcctctgccttctttctcCCGTGCTTGAGAGCGGACGCGTGCTGATGGCGCCTCCTTCAGTGCCTAACACGGGACCATCTCCTGACCTCAGCATGCTGCTCCTGGGCCCGATATGCTCGTCTCTGGCCTGTGTAGTTTGGGAAAAGGGCCTCAGTGGGGATGGAAAGATGGGAGGGGACAGCAGTAAACTGGATGCCAGGCACCTGCTTATGAGAGTGCTGAAATACTTCAAACCAGACACCTTTTACCTTATTGCAGCCTTCAGTTTCCTCATCTTGGGTGTCTTCT GCGACACGTTCATCCCGTTGTATCAGGGGAAGGTGATTGACATGCTGAGAGGTCAAGTGCCTCAAAGCAGCTTCGGTGTTGCAGTTGGACAGCTGGCACTTGTCTCTCTTGGAAg CGCTGTGTTCTCCGGCTTGAGAGGAGGTATATTTATGTGCACCCTGGCCAGACTGAACAAGAGGCTGAAGCATCTGCTGTTTCACACCCTCCTGCAGCAGGAAGTGCACTTCTTTGAGGAGAACAACCCCG GCCACCTTTCCTCCCGCCTGCACTCTGATGTGGACAGGATGGGCCGCACAGTCGCGCTGAACGCCAACGCGGTGGTTCGCAGCACAGTCAAAACCTGCCTCATGCTCGCAGTGATGATACACCTGTCCTGGGAGCTCACCCTGCTCACCTGCATAGAGATGCCGCTCTTGGCCATCCTGCAGAATAAATACATCAACTGGTCCAAG GAGCTGAAGGATCAGATCCAGGACTGTCACGCTCAGAACAAAGACCTGGCTTTCCAGACCGTCAGTGGGATTCATACAGTCCGCAGCTTCAAGGCAGAGACGAATGAACTGAGGAGGTATAATGAAGCTCTGGACCGGCTGTTCGCCATTCAGAGACATTCAGGAATCTTCAGCGCAGTCTTCCACTTAATACGGAGG CTCGTGAGTCTGGGGATAAAGATCCTCATGCTGGTTCAGGCCCGCAGTCTCATCTCGTCGGGTCACCTCAGCATCGGCAGCCTCGTGTCCTTTTTCTTGTACCAGAAACCCATGTCACAGAATTTAAGG GAGATTTTGTATTGCTACGGAGAGACGATGTCCACCGTCGGAGTCATCTCCAAAGTGTTCGCTTATCTTGACAGAACGCCGAAGTGTAAGAAGGAGGGAGAGTTAGCTCCTGAGAAGCTGGAGGGACGaattgttttccaaaatgtcaccTTCACGTATCCCTCAGCTCCTGCAGATAAACCAGCACTGAAG TCAGTTTCTCTGGAAGTTCAGCCTGGAAAGATGACGGCGCTGGTGGGCCCCTCCGGCAGTGGAAAGACTTCCTGCGTCAGCCTCCTGAAGAGGCTGTATGAACCTCAGGAGGGACAGATCCTGCTGGACGGAGAGCCGCTGCACCGTTACAAACACAAATACCTCCATCAAAAG gtgGCCTTGGTATCCCAGAATCCTGTGCTGTTTTCCGGGTCACTGCGATACAACATTGAATACGGCCTGAAGGACTGCACCattgagaaagtgaaagaagcTGCGAAGAAGGCCAAAGCAGACGACTTCATCTCTGAGCTGGAGAGCGAATACGACACAG ACGTAGGGGAATGTGGCGGCAAACTTTCAGGTGGACAGAAGCAATGCATCGCCATCGTCAGAGCTCTGGTTCGAGATCCGCAGGTCATCATACTGGACGAGGCCACCAGCAAACTGGACGTTGAATTGCAGCACGCT GTGCTGCAGGAGGTTCTGTCTTGCGGTCGCACGGTCCTCGTGGTGGCTCACCAGCTGAAGACCGTGGAGAAGGCCGATCACATCGTCTTCATAGAGAAGGGGGCAGTCGTGGAGGAGGGGACGCACCAAGAGCTGATGGCTAGAAGAGGACGCTACCATCGTCTGAAAGAGGAGCTGTTCTCCCAGCTCTGA